The genomic DNA TAGTCATGAGCATATTCTTTGCTGCGCTGCGGCACTGTCACCCCCCGGCTCTCGTCCCAGCCGCGCGTTTCCTGCTGAATAGCTCCACCGGCCCGCAGCACCTCGATCTGGCGACGAGCCTCATATTCAAGGGCCTGCTGCAGGGCCTTGAAGCTATTCATATTCTTGATCTCGGTCTTCACCCCTAGCGCCTGCTGGCCGCGGGGACGGACCGAGATATTGGCATCGCAGCGTAGGCTCCCCTCTTCCATGCGCCCCGAAGAGACTCCCAGGTAAACCAGAATCTCGCGCAGCTTCTGCATATAGAGCCGCGCTTCCTCGGGGCTGCGCATATCCGGCTCACTGACGATTTCAATGAGTGGGGTACCGGCACGGTTAACATCGACGAGGCTGTAGCCATCCCGATGCAGGAGCTTGGCAGTATCTTCCTCCAGATGAACGCGCGTGATACCGATGCGCCGCACCTGCCCATCGTGCTCAATCAGAAGATAGCCATTGCGACTGAGCGGAAGATCGTACTGGGAAATCTGGTACCCCTTCATCAGATCAGGGTAGGGATAGTTCTTGCGGTCGAATTTGGAATACTCGGGAATACTGCAGTTGAGGGCCAGCGCCGTCATGATGGTGTAGGCCACCGCCTGGCGATTGATGACCGGCAACACGCCCGGCATCCCCATACAGATGGGGCAGACATGCGTGTTGGGAGCGGCGTTGGCGTAGTCGGTGCTGCAGGAGCAGAACATCTTGCTCCGCGTGGTGAGTTGAGCATGAACTTCGAGGCCGATGACAACCTCGTATTCGGTGGTCACCTCGGTATGAGCAGGTACAGCCATCTTTCCCAACCTTCCTGAAAGCTTCTTCAGCGTCACTGTCACCCGTTAGTCTAGCCCTTTCCCCTGGATTCGTCAACTGGGTAGCCGTGCCAGGCCCAGCCACGACTCAACGCTGCCCGGGCAGGCCGCCAGGCCGTTGCTTCGGGACAAACAGGCAGGAAAGAGGCACCGGAGTCCTTGCCAGATACGGATGACTCTGGTATACTGAAGGCACCAACATCGTGGGACGTCTTGCGCCGAAACGCAAGCTTCCCTTGATAAATCCAGGAAATGCCTTTTGTACTGCTTCGCACGAGAGAACTGTTGCTGAGATTCAAAGGCACGGTGCCCTCCTCTTGTAGAGAAGAGGAGACGATGCGCTACCACGACACGAGGCACACCAGCGAGCGGATGAGGAGAATGACCACCTATGTCCCTGATTAATATGGCCAAACGCGAGATCATTTGTAAGCTCGTCTACTATGGCATTGGTCTGTCTGGCAAGACAACCAACCTGCACTATATCTATCAAGCAGTCGATCCCCGTGATGTAGGTGAGATGGTCTCGATCGATACCGAGACAGAGCGTACCCTCTACTTCGATCTGCTGCCGTTGGAGCTGGGCAAGGTCAATGGCTTCTCAATCCGTTTCCAGCTCTATACCGTGCCCGGTCAGGTGCTCTACCAGCAGACACGGATCTCGGTGCTGAAAGGGGCCGACTGCGTGATCTTCGTGGCCGATTCTCAGGCCAGTAAATTGCAGGAAAATATCGAAAGCTGGAACGAGCTTCAGGAACAGCTCCGCCGCATGAATAAGAATATCACTGAGTTCCCGCTGGTGATGCAGTGGAATAAGCGCGACTTGCAGGATATTCTGCCAGTGTCGGTGCTGGAACAGTACCTGAACCCGTACCGCGTCCCTAGCTTCGAGGCCGTCGCTGTCACCGGCTACGGCGTGATCGAATGCCTGCGCGTCGCCATCAACGCGACCCTTCGCCGCCTCGAACGTATCTAGCCCAGCCTGCCACCGGCGCGTCTCTACACTACGCGCGCGCGCTCGCTCCGCCCTCCTCTGTGGCAAGGAGTCGCCACTTCTCTTCTGACTGGCAGGATGGCCCGACCTTTTTTTCAGCAACTCTTTCTCCCTGTGCTTCTTCCACCGCCTATGTAGAGCAACTTTGTTCCTGTCTTAGTCGTTGTTCATCGACGGTTCTCTGTGTATAATACGGCAAAACCTGGTTTGGTTGCTTTCTCCTTCTCTACGAAGGGGAATTTGGCCTTCCCCTCCCTCTGTGGATGAAAGGCCATCACCGCGAGGCGCCCTGGACAACAAATGTTGGGCCGCCCGTTCGATCGATCGACTGTCTCGCTGCGAGGTTCTTATGGAGTCTATCCGTGTCATCATCGTTGATGAGCAGCCGCTGTTCCGCGAAGGAATTCGCTATACGCTTGAGCACCTGGGCCAGTGCACTGTGGTGGGCGAGTCGACTCAGCCCGCCGAAATTCTGGCACTGGCACGCGATCCAGGAGCCGAGGTGATCCTCCTGGATGCCGGCCTCAAGAGCGCTGACGCCCTTGAGCTCGCTCGCCAACTCCGCCAGCTGGCCCCCCAGCTGGCCATCATGATCCTTACTCCTTCCGAGGATGAGGAGCGCCTCTTTCAATCGATCAAGGTGGGCGCCGCGGCCTACTATACCCGCAATATCTCACCCGAGGAGCTGATCGAGGCCGTGCAACGAGTGAATCGCGGTGAGTATCTGATTAACGACGAGGTGCTGGCTCGACCTCAGATCGCCAGCCGTGTTTTGCAGTCGTTGCGCGAGCTGCCAGTGGCTCCTCACAATGGTACCGATGAGAGCGACGGCCAAGAGAGCTATTCCCCACTCTCTAGCCGCGAAATCGAGATTCTGGACTACATCGCCCGTGGGAATAGTAATAAGGAGATCGCTAAGTCTTTGAAGATTAGCGATCAAACAGTGAAAAACCATATTACATCGATTCTTAAGAAGCTGGCGGTGAACGATCGCACCGCCGCCGTGGTGCATGCTCTACGCCACGGCTGGATCAAGATCCAGGATACGTAAGGCCAGGAGAGAGGAGAAAAGGCTACCGACAGCTGTGGCCAGCCAGTCAGGTCCACAGGCTCAGAAGTACCTTGCCGCTCTTGGCGTCAAGAAACAGGTAAAAGTCATAACTTGAGCGCGGGAATGGTGTGGGATCAACAGAGGCATCAGCGGGCTGCAGCGGTACCTGCTCATAGATGATCATCCAGGCTGGGACATTTTCGATCTGGGTCCGGTTGCTCGTGCGAGGAATGTAGGTTAGGAGGACATAGCGGGCAAGGACTTTCTTGGCTTTGCTGGCTGTTTCGGGCTCCCACTGGCTCGCCAGCAGGAGGGCCTCCTCCTGACTCAGGCTGGGTGGCTGGGAGGGTGTACCCAGAATGACGCCCGCAGTGTAGAGGGCGGGCAGCTGGACAGCCGATGCTTGACTTGTCTGAGCCAGGTGGGGAACGAGTAGCTTCAGCCCCCCTTGAGGGTGCCTGAGCAGGAGAATAAAGCAACCCAGACCGATCAGCAGCAGCAGCGCCCCAACGAGGCCGCTGATCTTCCAGGTGCCCGATTGGATGCGCTGTTGTCGCCTCATGCCGACACCTTTTCTCCTTCCTCTCAAGAGGTGTGCCTGGACTGCCCTGCTCTGCCTGGAGAGCACTGGTGGGCTGGTCGGCTACGATCCGCTCGCTGACAAGCAGGTTAGCTGAGGCACTGGTGGGTCTGGCGCTCGCCAGTGCCGTCGCCGCCAGGCTCAAGCTTTCAGTTCACCTCGCATTGCCAAGTATAGTCGAAGACGCCTGGCAAAAACAAGCCTCTGACAGCGGAAGGGGGCGCACCCCTCAAGCAATATGCCATAATGAGAATGGGAAGAAGAGGAGGAAGCAGCCAGGTTGAGCCTGTCTCTGGCTGACAGGCCCTGCCTGCGTCTCTGGACCCGCGCGTACAGGAGCTGACGAGCAGAGCGGGAACCCAAGGAGCAAGCTGGGGGGACCTGCGCTTGCCGGCTGTGGTACCCTGAAACAAGTCTCGCCTGGTGGCGAGCGATCAGTCTCGGTGGCCTTTGATCACTCGCCGGGCCACGGGCCACAGGTAACAAGACGATGACACAGCCCAAAGGCCAGTCCAGTAAGCGAAGAAAGGGAGCTTGATTTCCGTGAAAGTATTCGGACGCATGACCGTTTTCCCCATCATGCCCGCCCGGATTAGCCGCCTCTATGAGCTTGCTTACAATCTGTGGTGGAGCTGGCACCCCGAAGCCAGCGCGCTCTATAGCTCGCTCGACCCCGAGCTATGGGAGGCGGTTGGTCACAATCCTGTCCACTTTCTGAGCGAGGTGCGACCACAGTATTTAGAGAAGGCCGCCCATAAT from Thermogemmatispora onikobensis includes the following:
- the gatB gene encoding Asp-tRNA(Asn)/Glu-tRNA(Gln) amidotransferase subunit GatB; its protein translation is MAVPAHTEVTTEYEVVIGLEVHAQLTTRSKMFCSCSTDYANAAPNTHVCPICMGMPGVLPVINRQAVAYTIMTALALNCSIPEYSKFDRKNYPYPDLMKGYQISQYDLPLSRNGYLLIEHDGQVRRIGITRVHLEEDTAKLLHRDGYSLVDVNRAGTPLIEIVSEPDMRSPEEARLYMQKLREILVYLGVSSGRMEEGSLRCDANISVRPRGQQALGVKTEIKNMNSFKALQQALEYEARRQIEVLRAGGAIQQETRGWDESRGVTVPQRSKEYAHDYRYFPEPDLPPLVISREWVEELRARLPELPDARRLRYQRDYSLSAQDADILTEEKALGDYFDQVMALSSHVQDRQARARTASNWLLSEVVRLLHAHDIAPASCPLKPAALVNLLDLLDRQRITGKQAKEVLEEAFVSGELPETIVVRKGIQPPITDPQALERIIVEVIEANPKIVADYRSGKTNAAQYLVGQIMKRTRGQAKADLVQQLLRAKLDETPPTA
- a CDS encoding GTP-binding protein, coding for MSLINMAKREIICKLVYYGIGLSGKTTNLHYIYQAVDPRDVGEMVSIDTETERTLYFDLLPLELGKVNGFSIRFQLYTVPGQVLYQQTRISVLKGADCVIFVADSQASKLQENIESWNELQEQLRRMNKNITEFPLVMQWNKRDLQDILPVSVLEQYLNPYRVPSFEAVAVTGYGVIECLRVAINATLRRLERI
- a CDS encoding LuxR C-terminal-related transcriptional regulator yields the protein MESIRVIIVDEQPLFREGIRYTLEHLGQCTVVGESTQPAEILALARDPGAEVILLDAGLKSADALELARQLRQLAPQLAIMILTPSEDEERLFQSIKVGAAAYYTRNISPEELIEAVQRVNRGEYLINDEVLARPQIASRVLQSLRELPVAPHNGTDESDGQESYSPLSSREIEILDYIARGNSNKEIAKSLKISDQTVKNHITSILKKLAVNDRTAAVVHALRHGWIKIQDT